In Candidatus Eisenbacteria bacterium, one genomic interval encodes:
- a CDS encoding DUF507 family protein, producing MNLSEGRLSYLSQQLLKIVVDGKLGTVRNDHRFLSEAKKALTEEFSIDDELDRLARARMPKHVMPGGRDWEIRYRQYYEEERRKRAK from the coding sequence GTGAATCTCTCGGAGGGCCGGCTCTCGTACCTCTCGCAACAGCTGCTGAAGATCGTCGTCGACGGCAAGCTCGGCACGGTGCGCAATGATCACCGCTTCCTTTCCGAAGCGAAGAAGGCCCTCACCGAGGAGTTCTCGATTGACGACGAGCTCGATCGCCTCGCGCGCGCCCGCATGCCCAAGCACGTCATGCCCGGCGGCCGCGACTGGGAAATCCGCTACCGCCAATACTACGAAGAAGAACGCCGCAAGCGGGCGAAGTAG
- a CDS encoding DUF507 family protein, with protein MRTSPAQIDRVAGILVRRLLEKDVVTLTAPEAAVKARFVELLSKNFDEEAAIEREATVQAEKVVRQGAPGIKREDLDLRRVEQLMKQRIAKERGFVL; from the coding sequence ATGCGAACGTCGCCGGCGCAGATCGACCGGGTGGCCGGCATCCTCGTACGTCGTCTGCTCGAAAAGGACGTGGTGACCCTCACCGCGCCCGAGGCGGCCGTGAAGGCGCGGTTCGTCGAGCTCCTGAGCAAGAATTTCGACGAGGAAGCCGCGATCGAGCGCGAGGCGACGGTCCAGGCCGAGAAGGTCGTGCGGCAGGGTGCCCCGGGCATCAAGCGCGAAGACCTCGATCTGCGGCGCGTGGAGCAGCTCATGAAGCAACGAATCGCGAAGGAGCGAGGGTTCGTGCTGTGA
- a CDS encoding LD-carboxypeptidase, giving the protein MAPSSPIEEERLRSGLRVLEGWGLVPRLGESVLARKAFLAGADSARRRDLAAMLVDRDVRAIFCARGGYGSQRIVPSLDLRALHDDPKPIVGCSDVTALLAAVVQEGVAAFHGPMVATDVARGLTARSAAHLWSTLSDPGFQFQAEVPTPIRPGRATGRLVGGCLSVIATTLGTPWALDTDGAILFLEDVHEWPYRIDRLLLQLHQAGLLDRVAGVVFGTMAACRSTDDATALDVVREAFADAPFPVGFGMPSGHDPAETGVENLTLPLGLTVELDVDAGALVALDPAVV; this is encoded by the coding sequence GTGGCACCGTCCAGCCCGATCGAAGAGGAGCGGCTGCGGTCCGGGCTCCGCGTCCTCGAGGGCTGGGGCCTCGTTCCGCGCCTCGGCGAATCGGTCCTCGCGCGCAAGGCCTTTCTCGCGGGCGCCGACTCGGCCCGGCGGCGGGACCTCGCCGCGATGCTGGTCGACCGGGACGTGCGTGCGATCTTCTGCGCGCGCGGCGGCTATGGAAGCCAGCGCATCGTGCCGTCGCTCGACCTGCGCGCGCTCCACGACGACCCGAAGCCCATCGTCGGCTGCAGCGACGTCACGGCGCTGCTGGCGGCCGTCGTGCAGGAGGGCGTCGCGGCGTTCCACGGCCCGATGGTGGCCACCGACGTGGCGCGCGGTCTCACGGCACGGTCGGCGGCGCACCTTTGGTCGACGCTCAGCGATCCCGGCTTCCAGTTCCAGGCGGAGGTGCCGACCCCGATCCGTCCCGGTCGTGCGACGGGTCGTCTCGTCGGCGGCTGCCTCTCGGTGATCGCGACGACGCTCGGCACGCCGTGGGCGCTCGACACCGACGGCGCCATCCTCTTCCTCGAGGACGTGCACGAGTGGCCGTATCGTATCGATCGGCTGCTGCTCCAGCTCCACCAGGCGGGCTTGCTCGATCGGGTGGCGGGGGTCGTCTTCGGCACCATGGCGGCGTGTCGCAGCACCGACGACGCGACGGCGCTGGACGTCGTGCGCGAGGCGTTCGCGGACGCGCCGTTCCCGGTGGGCTTCGGCATGCCGTCCGGCCACGACCCGGCCGAGACCGGCGTCGAGAACCTGACCCTGCCGCTCGGTCTCACGGTCGAGCTCGACGTCGACGCCGGCGCCCTCGTCGCGCTCGACCCCGCCGTCGTGTAG
- a CDS encoding serine hydrolase domain-containing protein encodes MDFSRAAAVIEQAVTNGAFPGAVLLVGRGDEIVYHEAFGHRSLEPARTPMRPDTVFDLSSLTKALATTTAIMLLVREGKIRLDDRVSRFVPNFGVHGKIHVSIHHLLGHCSGLPAWKPFFKDVQRAERQGKFKFSGRGGARAMVLDEIHRMRPEYETGTKAVYSDLGFMLLGELVELVSHHPLDRFCQERIFRPMELRSTAFIDLDRMHAQKLTPVTDMIAPTDRCAWRQKILCGEVEDDNAWAIGGVAGHAGLFASAEDVHRIVARLQACANDRADFLPGALVREFWRKEGSVADSTWALGWDTPSAQGSMAGSRASASTVGHLGFTGTSVWIDRDRGAHVVFLTNRVHPRRDNERIKGVRPLVHDAVWEALDA; translated from the coding sequence GTGGATTTCTCGCGCGCAGCCGCCGTGATCGAGCAGGCGGTCACGAACGGCGCGTTCCCGGGCGCGGTGCTCCTGGTCGGTCGGGGCGACGAGATCGTCTACCACGAGGCGTTCGGACACCGGAGCCTCGAGCCGGCGCGCACCCCGATGCGTCCCGACACGGTGTTCGACCTCTCGTCGCTGACCAAGGCGCTCGCGACCACCACCGCGATCATGCTGCTCGTGCGCGAGGGCAAGATCCGGCTCGACGATCGCGTCTCGCGCTTCGTCCCGAACTTCGGCGTCCACGGCAAGATCCACGTCTCGATCCATCACCTCCTCGGGCATTGCTCGGGGCTGCCGGCCTGGAAGCCGTTCTTCAAGGACGTGCAGCGCGCCGAGCGCCAGGGAAAGTTCAAGTTCTCGGGGCGCGGTGGCGCGCGCGCGATGGTGCTCGACGAGATCCATCGCATGCGGCCCGAGTACGAAACGGGCACCAAGGCCGTGTACAGCGACCTCGGGTTCATGCTGCTCGGCGAGCTGGTGGAGCTGGTGAGCCATCACCCGCTCGATCGCTTCTGCCAGGAGCGGATCTTCCGGCCGATGGAGCTGCGCTCGACGGCGTTCATCGACCTCGATCGCATGCACGCGCAGAAGCTGACGCCGGTGACCGACATGATTGCGCCCACCGATCGCTGCGCGTGGCGCCAGAAGATCCTGTGCGGCGAGGTCGAGGACGACAACGCCTGGGCGATCGGCGGCGTGGCCGGGCACGCGGGCCTCTTCGCGAGCGCCGAAGACGTTCACCGCATAGTGGCCCGGCTCCAGGCCTGCGCGAACGATCGCGCCGACTTCCTGCCGGGTGCGCTCGTGCGTGAGTTCTGGCGGAAGGAGGGCAGCGTGGCCGATTCGACGTGGGCGCTCGGTTGGGACACACCGTCGGCCCAGGGCTCGATGGCCGGCTCGCGCGCGTCGGCATCCACGGTCGGCCACCTGGGCTTCACCGGCACGTCGGTGTGGATCGATCGGGATCGCGGCGCGCACGTCGTGTTCCTCACCAACCGCGTCCACCCGCGCCGCGACAACGAACGCATCAAAGGTGTGCGGCCGCTGGTCCACGATGCCGTCTGGGAGGCGCTCGACGCGTGA
- a CDS encoding Mur ligase family protein: MRIHLIAACGVGMSALAALLKEAGHDVTGSDEGVYPPASTLLEQLGVRVNEGWDAGRLDGADLVVCGNAVRRTNVEAAAARERGLRTMSFPQALEELFLVTRRPLVVAGTHGKTTSSSMLAWVLHRAGAGPGYLIGGAPRDLGSNAALGSGPWFVVEGDEYDSAYFDKEAKFLHYRPWAVLLNAIEFDHADIYRDLDHVKSAFRKLLALLGPGAPLVVCGDFPHVLDVIDGTRAKVVRFGIGAGNAWRVTDLVDDGRVRFTVREGDRAVCEVTLRVPGDINARNALGVMLVARECGVRLEDAAAALAEFHGVARRQEVVGEARGVTVIDDFAHHPTAVAGTIAALRLRYPDRRLRAVFEPRSNTSRRRVFQREFADALARADETILAAVFAKAGDPIPPEERLDPAEIVADVAARGTPARLIDGVSAIRDYLVATSAPGDVVVIMSNGAFGGLPRLVAGGLAP, translated from the coding sequence GTGAGGATCCACCTGATCGCGGCCTGTGGCGTGGGGATGAGCGCGCTCGCGGCGCTCTTGAAGGAGGCGGGCCACGACGTCACCGGCTCGGACGAGGGTGTCTATCCGCCGGCCTCGACGCTGCTCGAGCAGCTCGGCGTCCGGGTGAACGAGGGGTGGGACGCGGGACGGCTCGACGGCGCGGACCTCGTCGTGTGCGGCAATGCCGTGCGCCGCACGAACGTCGAGGCCGCGGCGGCGCGCGAGCGGGGCCTTCGCACCATGTCGTTCCCCCAGGCGCTCGAGGAGCTCTTTCTCGTCACGCGCCGACCGCTCGTCGTCGCCGGAACGCACGGTAAGACGACCTCGTCGTCGATGCTGGCGTGGGTGTTGCACCGGGCGGGGGCGGGTCCCGGCTATCTCATCGGCGGTGCGCCGCGCGATCTCGGCTCGAACGCGGCGCTCGGCTCCGGGCCCTGGTTCGTCGTCGAGGGCGACGAATACGACTCGGCCTACTTCGACAAGGAGGCGAAGTTCCTCCACTACCGCCCGTGGGCGGTGCTGCTGAACGCGATCGAGTTCGATCACGCCGACATCTACCGCGACCTCGACCACGTGAAGAGCGCCTTCCGGAAGCTCCTCGCGCTGCTCGGGCCCGGCGCGCCGCTCGTCGTGTGCGGCGACTTCCCGCACGTGCTCGACGTGATCGACGGGACGCGGGCCAAGGTCGTGCGGTTCGGGATCGGCGCCGGGAACGCCTGGCGCGTCACGGACCTCGTCGACGACGGCCGCGTGCGCTTCACGGTGCGCGAGGGCGATCGGGCCGTGTGCGAGGTGACGCTCCGGGTGCCGGGCGACATCAACGCCCGCAACGCGCTCGGCGTCATGCTGGTCGCTCGCGAGTGCGGCGTGCGGTTGGAAGACGCGGCGGCGGCGCTGGCGGAGTTCCACGGCGTCGCGCGCCGCCAGGAGGTCGTCGGCGAAGCGCGCGGCGTCACGGTGATCGACGACTTCGCGCACCATCCGACCGCCGTGGCCGGAACGATCGCCGCGCTCCGCTTGCGCTACCCCGACCGCCGCCTGCGCGCCGTGTTCGAGCCGCGCTCGAACACGAGCCGGCGGCGCGTCTTCCAGCGCGAGTTCGCCGACGCCCTCGCGCGCGCCGATGAGACCATCCTGGCGGCCGTGTTCGCGAAGGCCGGCGACCCGATCCCGCCCGAGGAACGGCTCGACCCGGCCGAGATCGTGGCCGACGTCGCCGCGCGCGGCACGCCGGCGCGGCTCATCGACGGCGTGTCGGCGATCCGCGACTATCTGGTCGCCACGAGCGCACCGGGCGACGTTGTCGTCATCATGTCGAACGGCGCATTCGGCGGGTTGCCGCGGCTGGTAGCGGGCGGGCTCGCGCCGTAG
- a CDS encoding transglycosylase SLT domain-containing protein: MRGALAGWIAALAMVAASCSTTGRGQIAAGSAGTRESVWVARPRRTTPLLALVRPRPELADLTLYLQARDAARAGDDASAIQSVTTLAEQHPDSIWLPGARIIAGQLRRKAGDLDGARGWFQAAREGLPTGSERWVTSTLALGDVEHLRGDDAAALALARAVRATKPSGIAARRAKRLSDRIRRAHPELWSSPTSRLADAELLLDEDDAASAAVEAQSVLDGHATSEDRAQALWIRARAEHALGERSQAEATCLEVADLSSALGPKAIAAAARWRWNTDDDAAALRLYRQLTTRFPAAPEAAEARYAMGRIHQEAGRYDEAFDVYDRLARDEPRAQVASEARFRAGWVRYLAGDLPGATAYFAAVVVDGPPSIRPAAAYWEGRIRAMLQDPEADADLSAVVTEHPTSYYAGLAAERLGIATDAPTSVIAPPSAVLPEDLPGPHAERARVLASLGLYRLAERELDAVPDDVPRLVLAQAYTAVGAPGAAIMTARGLGSDVDDSARRYLYPLGFWPVVEHEAQAHGLDPLLVTALIRQESLFLPEAISPADAQGLMQLLPRTARVVADEAGVTPAEVKALDVVPTNVRLGTTLLRRLLDRYDGSRVKALAAYNAGEDAVAKWERRYGARPDDEFTELISYRETRDYVKLVLQNLQIYRQLYGASPPATSRGNPPNAPFDMMTTTSPGALVATR; this comes from the coding sequence ATGCGGGGCGCACTTGCGGGGTGGATCGCGGCGCTCGCGATGGTGGCGGCGTCGTGCTCGACGACCGGTCGGGGCCAGATCGCCGCGGGAAGCGCGGGGACCCGCGAGTCCGTGTGGGTGGCACGTCCCCGACGTACGACGCCGCTGCTCGCCCTGGTGCGCCCGCGGCCCGAGCTGGCCGACCTGACGCTGTATCTGCAGGCCCGCGACGCCGCCCGCGCGGGCGACGATGCGAGCGCGATCCAGTCCGTCACCACGCTCGCCGAGCAACACCCCGACTCGATCTGGCTGCCGGGCGCGCGGATCATCGCCGGACAGCTCCGGCGCAAGGCAGGCGATCTCGACGGCGCACGCGGGTGGTTCCAGGCGGCGCGCGAAGGCCTTCCGACCGGCAGCGAGCGGTGGGTCACGAGCACGCTGGCCCTGGGCGACGTCGAGCATTTGCGCGGCGACGACGCCGCGGCGCTCGCGCTCGCCCGCGCCGTGCGCGCGACGAAGCCGAGCGGCATCGCGGCCCGTCGCGCGAAGCGCCTCTCCGATCGCATCCGGCGCGCGCATCCGGAGCTGTGGTCGAGCCCCACGTCGCGTCTGGCCGACGCGGAGCTGCTGCTCGACGAGGACGACGCGGCGTCGGCCGCCGTCGAGGCACAGTCGGTCCTGGACGGCCACGCGACGTCCGAGGATCGCGCGCAGGCGCTCTGGATCCGCGCACGCGCGGAGCACGCGCTCGGCGAGCGAAGCCAGGCGGAAGCGACGTGTCTCGAGGTCGCCGACCTCTCGTCGGCGCTCGGCCCCAAGGCGATCGCCGCCGCCGCGCGGTGGCGCTGGAACACCGACGACGATGCGGCCGCGCTGCGTCTCTACCGCCAGCTGACGACGCGTTTCCCGGCTGCGCCCGAAGCCGCCGAAGCCCGCTACGCCATGGGACGCATCCATCAGGAGGCGGGACGCTACGACGAGGCATTCGACGTCTACGATCGTCTCGCGCGCGACGAGCCACGCGCGCAGGTCGCGAGCGAAGCCCGCTTCCGCGCGGGGTGGGTCCGGTATCTCGCGGGCGATCTCCCGGGCGCGACCGCATACTTCGCCGCCGTCGTCGTCGACGGACCACCGAGCATCCGTCCCGCCGCCGCCTACTGGGAGGGGCGGATCCGCGCCATGCTCCAGGACCCGGAGGCGGACGCCGATCTCTCGGCGGTCGTCACCGAGCATCCGACGTCGTACTACGCGGGGCTCGCCGCCGAGCGCCTCGGCATCGCCACCGACGCGCCGACGAGCGTGATCGCGCCGCCGTCCGCCGTGCTACCCGAGGATCTCCCGGGTCCGCATGCCGAGCGCGCGCGCGTGCTGGCGTCGCTCGGGCTCTACCGGCTCGCCGAGCGCGAGCTCGACGCCGTCCCCGACGACGTGCCGCGGCTCGTGCTCGCGCAGGCGTACACCGCGGTCGGCGCGCCGGGCGCCGCGATCATGACGGCGCGCGGCCTCGGCTCGGACGTCGACGACTCCGCCCGGCGCTACCTCTATCCGCTCGGCTTCTGGCCGGTCGTCGAGCACGAGGCGCAGGCGCACGGGCTCGACCCGCTGCTCGTGACGGCGCTGATCCGCCAGGAGAGCCTCTTCCTTCCCGAGGCGATCTCACCCGCCGACGCGCAGGGGCTGATGCAGCTCCTGCCGCGCACGGCACGCGTCGTCGCCGACGAGGCCGGCGTCACGCCGGCCGAGGTCAAGGCGCTCGACGTCGTGCCGACGAACGTACGCCTCGGCACGACGCTGCTTCGCCGCCTGCTCGATCGCTACGACGGCTCGCGCGTGAAGGCGCTGGCGGCCTACAACGCTGGCGAGGACGCGGTCGCCAAGTGGGAGCGGCGCTACGGCGCGCGGCCCGACGACGAGTTCACCGAGCTGATCAGCTACCGCGAGACGCGCGACTACGTGAAGCTCGTGCTGCAGAACCTGCAGATCTACCGGCAGCTCTACGGCGCGAGCCCGCCCGCTACCAGCCGCGGCAACCCGCCGAATGCGCCGTTCGACATGATGACGACAACGTCGCCCGGTGCGCTCGTGGCGACCAGATAG
- a CDS encoding YggS family pyridoxal phosphate-dependent enzyme yields MNGDACALAERLADVRAAIADAARRAGRDAARVRIVAVTKTFPPAVAAAALAAGLSDIGENYVQEAKAKRTHVAGGTWHLIGGLQRNKVRAAVAVFDRVHTVDSPDLASALATAAASAGRRLPVLVQVNVAHEATKRGADPAATGALCEAILRLAPLALDGLMTIGPLAPDPEAMRPCFRALRELRDDLAARLGVELPQLSMGMSDDFAVAVEEGATLVRLGRALFGARQAGAWREG; encoded by the coding sequence GTGAACGGTGATGCGTGCGCACTCGCCGAGCGACTGGCCGACGTGCGAGCTGCAATCGCGGACGCAGCGCGACGCGCGGGACGGGATGCCGCGCGGGTCCGCATCGTCGCCGTGACGAAGACGTTTCCGCCGGCGGTGGCGGCTGCCGCACTCGCGGCCGGCCTCTCCGACATCGGCGAGAACTACGTTCAGGAGGCGAAGGCGAAGCGGACCCACGTCGCCGGCGGAACCTGGCATCTCATCGGCGGACTCCAGCGCAACAAGGTGCGCGCCGCGGTCGCGGTCTTCGATCGCGTGCACACGGTGGACTCCCCCGACCTCGCGTCGGCGCTCGCGACGGCCGCCGCGAGCGCGGGTCGGCGCCTCCCCGTGCTGGTGCAGGTGAACGTCGCCCATGAGGCGACGAAGCGCGGGGCCGACCCCGCGGCGACCGGGGCGCTCTGCGAAGCCATCCTGCGCCTGGCCCCCCTCGCCCTGGACGGCCTCATGACGATCGGTCCCCTGGCACCCGACCCCGAGGCGATGCGCCCGTGTTTTCGTGCCCTCCGGGAGCTGCGCGACGACCTCGCCGCGCGGCTGGGAGTTGAACTCCCCCAGCTCTCCATGGGAATGAGCGACGACTTCGCCGTCGCCGTAGAAGAAGGTGCGACGCTCGTGCGGCTCGGCCGAGCGCTCTTCGGGGCGCGGCAGGCCGGCGCATGGCGGGAGGGGTGA
- the proC gene encoding pyrroline-5-carboxylate reductase: MAGGVMKKIGFIGAGNMAGALVKGLIVAGRYKATDIWVSDAAESQVRRLKRAYKVEGTRNNRDLVRGSQTIVLAVKPQVMAQVLDEIRPEATPKKLFVSIAAGFPLRRIELGLGGGARAVRVMPNTPCLVGKGMSVAVAGAHATPADLKQTLRLFSACGEAVSITGEDLLDAVTALSGSGPAFIYAFAEALIEGGVRGGLSQQLATKLCFQTIVGAAAMLVESGMSAKELREMVTSPGGTTLAGLNALDQHQFRDTVIAAVDAANRRARELASS, from the coding sequence ATGGCGGGAGGGGTGATGAAGAAGATCGGTTTCATCGGCGCGGGAAACATGGCCGGGGCGCTCGTGAAGGGCCTCATCGTCGCCGGGCGGTACAAGGCCACCGACATCTGGGTGAGCGACGCCGCCGAGAGCCAGGTACGGCGCTTGAAACGCGCCTACAAGGTCGAGGGGACGCGCAACAACCGCGACCTGGTGCGCGGCTCGCAGACGATCGTGCTGGCGGTGAAGCCGCAGGTGATGGCGCAGGTCCTGGACGAGATTCGCCCGGAGGCGACGCCGAAGAAGCTCTTCGTGTCGATCGCGGCAGGGTTCCCGCTCCGCCGGATCGAGCTCGGCCTCGGCGGCGGCGCGCGCGCCGTCCGCGTCATGCCGAACACGCCCTGTCTGGTGGGAAAAGGAATGTCGGTGGCGGTCGCGGGCGCCCACGCGACGCCGGCCGATCTGAAGCAGACGCTGCGCCTGTTCAGCGCCTGCGGCGAGGCGGTGTCGATCACGGGCGAGGACCTGCTCGACGCGGTCACCGCGCTCTCCGGAAGCGGACCCGCCTTCATCTACGCCTTCGCCGAGGCGCTGATCGAGGGCGGCGTTCGCGGCGGGCTCTCGCAGCAGCTCGCGACCAAGCTCTGCTTCCAGACGATCGTCGGCGCGGCGGCGATGCTGGTCGAGAGCGGGATGTCGGCGAAGGAGCTGCGCGAGATGGTGACGTCGCCGGGCGGCACGACGCTCGCGGGGCTGAACGCGCTCGATCAGCATCAATTCCGCGACACGGTGATCGCGGCGGTCGACGCCGCGAATCGCCGCGCGCGCGAGCTGGCGTCGTCGTAG
- a CDS encoding YggT family protein has protein sequence MFVLQNLVFSLAWLVSNLLGLYWWLVVAAVVLSWVSPDPYNPIVRFIRSVTEPVLSRVRRALPFLYVSGIDLSPIVVLLGVEFLRLFLAGSLYQLAGRLPGSGYGFN, from the coding sequence ATGTTCGTCCTGCAGAACCTGGTCTTCTCGCTGGCGTGGCTGGTGAGCAACCTCCTGGGCCTGTACTGGTGGCTCGTCGTCGCCGCCGTGGTCCTCTCATGGGTGAGCCCGGATCCCTACAACCCGATCGTGCGCTTCATCCGCAGCGTCACCGAGCCCGTGCTCTCACGCGTCCGTCGCGCGCTGCCGTTCCTGTACGTGTCGGGGATCGACCTCTCGCCCATCGTCGTCCTGCTCGGTGTCGAGTTCCTTCGCCTGTTCCTCGCGGGGAGCCTCTACCAGCTCGCCGGGCGCCT